The genomic interval TGCGCGACAACGACTGGATCGAGTCGTACAACCGCAACGGCGTCGTCGTCGCGCGGGCCAACGTGTCGCACCGCATGCCGGAGGGCACGGTGTACATGTACCACGCGAAGGACCGAACGGTCGATGTGCCGCTCAGTGAGATGAGCGGCAAGCGCGGCGGCATCCACAACTCCCTCACCCGCATCCTGCTCAAGCCGAGCCACCTCATCGGCGGCTACGCGCAACTGGCATGGGCGTTCAACTATCTGGGACCGACAGGCAACCAGCGCGACGAGGTCACCACGATCCGTCGCCGCAACCAGGAGGTGTCTTACCGATGAAAGTAATGGCTCAGATGTCGATGGTCATGAACCTCGACAAGTGCATCGGATGCCACACCTGCTCGGTGACCTGCAAACAGGCGTGGACCAACCGCACCGGCGTGGAGTACGTCTGGTTCAACAACGTCGAGACCCGACCCGGTGTCGGCTACCCGCGCGGGTACGAGGACCAGGAGAAGTGGGGCGGCGGCTGGGTGCGCGACAAGCGCGGTCGGCTGCGGCTGCGCAGCGGCGGGCGTCTCGCGAAGATCGCCCGCATCTTCTCGAATCCGAAGCTGCCAGGCATCGACGACTACTACGAGCCGTGGACGTACGACTACGACATGCTCGTCAACGCCCCCAGCGGCGACCACACCCCGGTAGCCAGGCCCAAGAGCCTGATCACCGGCAAGGACATGAAGGTCGAGTGGTCGGCGAACTGGGACGACGACCTCGGCGGCTCGATCGAGACGATGCAGGACGACCCGATCCTGAAGAAGATGAGCGAAGAGGTGAAGGCCGAGTACGAGAAGGCCTTCATGTTCTACCTGCCGCGCATCTGCGAACACTGCCTGAACCCCTCGTGCGTGGCGTCGTGCCCGTCCGGTGCGATGTACAAGCGCCAGGAGGACGGCATCGTCCTGGTCGACCAGGACGCCTGCCGCGGCTGGCGCATGTGCATCTCGGGATGCCCGTACAAGAAGGTCTACTTCAACCACAAGACCGGCAAGGCCGAGAAGTGCACGATGTGCTATCCGCGCATCGAGGTGGGCCTGCCCACCGTGTGCTCCGAGACCTGCGTCGGCCGCCTTCGGTACCTGGGTCTGGTGCTCTACGACGCGGACCGCGTGGCCGAGGCCGCGGCTGTCGAGGATGAGCACGAGCTGCTCGACGCGCAGCGCTCGGTGCTCCTCGACCCGAACGACCCCGAGGTCATCGAGGCCGCACGCCGCGACGGAATCCCAGAGGACTGGATCGAGCACGCCCAGCGCAGCCCGGTGTGGCGCCTGATCCACGACTACAAGGTGGCCCTGCCGCTGCACCCCGAGTACCGGACCATGCCGATGGTCTGGTACATCCCGCCGCTCTCTCCCGTCGTCGACGTGGTCACCGGCTCGGGCAACGACGGTGAGGATGCCAGGACGCTGTTCGCCGCGATCGACAAGCTTCGCATCCCGATCAGCTACCTCGCCGAGCTGTTCACGGCAGGCGATGTGGAGCCCGTGAACGACTCGCTGCGCAAGCTCGCCGCCATGCGCTCGTACATGCGCGGCATCAGCATCGACGGCGTGCGCGAGGAGGAGATCGCGAATGCGGTCGGCATGAGCGGCCGGCAGATGGAGGAGATGTACCGACTGCTCGCGATCGCGAAGTACGAGGAGCGCTACGTCATTCCGGCAGCGCACCAGGAGCAGGCACACGACCTCGAGGAGATGGGCTGCTCGCTCGACTTCGATGGCGGCCCCGGCATGGGCGGAGGCGGCCCGTTCGGCGCGGCCAGCGGATCTTCTGTGCCGGTGGCGGTGGAGAACTTCAACGCGCTCTCGGACCGCCAGACCGCCGATCGCCCCTCGAGCCCAGGACGGATCAACCTGCTGAACTGGGACGGCAACGGCAGCGCCCAGGGGCTGTTCCCGCCCGAGGGTGAGCGCGCCGAGCAGCGCTCGTACGACACGGACGGTGAGCGCACATGAGCACCGTCCTGCCCCCGCGGGTGACGCCCAAGCGCAAGCTGCCGGATGCCCTCGCACCGGCCTCGCTGAACGCCGCGCAGCGGCGCACCGTGCACATGCTGGCCTCGCTGCTGCTGGACTACCCGGATGCGCAGTGGACCGAGCGCCTGGACGTGTTCGAGGCGAATGCGGTCGCGCTGCCGAAGGCCGTCGCCGAGCCGCTCGAGCGATTCATCGCCAGGGCACGCGAGATCGGGGCATCCGATCTGCAGAAGATGTACGTCACCACGTTCGACCTCAAGCGCAAGTGCTCGCTGTATCTGAGCTACTACGCCACCGGCGACACCCGTCGCCGTGGCACGGCGCTGGTCACCTTCCTCGACGCCTACCGGGCGGCGGGGTGGGAGTTCGACGCCGACGAGCTGCCCGACTACCTGCCGGCGGTGCTGGAGTTCTCAGCGCGGTCGCAGTCGGATGTGGCGGATGCTGTGCTCGCCGCGCACCGGGAGGGCATCGAGGTGCTGCGAGCAGCGCTGGAGAGCATGGACAGCCCGTGGGCCGACATCGTGCGCGTCATCACACTGTCGCTGCCGAAGGTCGACCAGGCCACTCGTGAGAGAGTGCTCGCCCTGGTGAGTGAGGGCCCGCCGACCGAGACGGTCGGTCTGAGCCTGCCCATGCCGGCCTTCCGTGGCACCGGCGATTCGACTTCGGCCTTTGTGACAGGGGAGTGATCATGAGC from Microbacterium sp. H1-D42 carries:
- the narH gene encoding nitrate reductase subunit beta; amino-acid sequence: MKVMAQMSMVMNLDKCIGCHTCSVTCKQAWTNRTGVEYVWFNNVETRPGVGYPRGYEDQEKWGGGWVRDKRGRLRLRSGGRLAKIARIFSNPKLPGIDDYYEPWTYDYDMLVNAPSGDHTPVARPKSLITGKDMKVEWSANWDDDLGGSIETMQDDPILKKMSEEVKAEYEKAFMFYLPRICEHCLNPSCVASCPSGAMYKRQEDGIVLVDQDACRGWRMCISGCPYKKVYFNHKTGKAEKCTMCYPRIEVGLPTVCSETCVGRLRYLGLVLYDADRVAEAAAVEDEHELLDAQRSVLLDPNDPEVIEAARRDGIPEDWIEHAQRSPVWRLIHDYKVALPLHPEYRTMPMVWYIPPLSPVVDVVTGSGNDGEDARTLFAAIDKLRIPISYLAELFTAGDVEPVNDSLRKLAAMRSYMRGISIDGVREEEIANAVGMSGRQMEEMYRLLAIAKYEERYVIPAAHQEQAHDLEEMGCSLDFDGGPGMGGGGPFGAASGSSVPVAVENFNALSDRQTADRPSSPGRINLLNWDGNGSAQGLFPPEGERAEQRSYDTDGERT
- the narJ gene encoding nitrate reductase molybdenum cofactor assembly chaperone is translated as MSTVLPPRVTPKRKLPDALAPASLNAAQRRTVHMLASLLLDYPDAQWTERLDVFEANAVALPKAVAEPLERFIARAREIGASDLQKMYVTTFDLKRKCSLYLSYYATGDTRRRGTALVTFLDAYRAAGWEFDADELPDYLPAVLEFSARSQSDVADAVLAAHREGIEVLRAALESMDSPWADIVRVITLSLPKVDQATRERVLALVSEGPPTETVGLSLPMPAFRGTGDSTSAFVTGE